A single genomic interval of Pomacea canaliculata isolate SZHN2017 linkage group LG5, ASM307304v1, whole genome shotgun sequence harbors:
- the LOC112565012 gene encoding LOW QUALITY PROTEIN: regulator of G-protein signaling 12-like (The sequence of the model RefSeq protein was modified relative to this genomic sequence to represent the inferred CDS: inserted 1 base in 1 codon): ERPIHGIKTVQVTRGRSGYGFTISGQNPCILSCIVGGSPADLAGLKAGDYLYVVNGINVSRALHDDVVRMVGQSTGTLELQVAENYNSSDSSEDDYSPRTKTRYPNRVRLRQQTAGTKQLPGMASRPLPQRPTDMKASHGKQRNHVPIGAESSVPASLAYPLSSAGDEKSPADYNEQTNAHRHAHYESIKVGKSDGRYRSAKTHSKDAESSTTDTTGEGFAFTTIQNGPVVSTAKISSGISKRPLSRAQELQTKNINPPVSREGVIKYGHAVDDGQDLDHDENEQNIDESETEEEEEGIPPVEHGTRAVVGYIGSIELPGNATRPNQRLQXLRSAVRRLRIEQKIHTLVLMEVNQGGVHLTSNTGTTIAHYSVEKLAFSGVCPDDKRFFGIVTLHSASDDVSEFSGTQEERSPSSSCHIFMVDPDMCSHILHCHKARAFNLQCTPSPSAQRCLEFPLSPTHLILCIASLYRHRPRSKLDNEIIQSHAFADPSQPAERSNSNSSNSDSGLGFGREDGAAEQVCVVDMPSGGNPTAAGSAFQPCQKGQSQLHPLLPGMPLSATRGMQRPLSAFEIRRGLNNSSSSEECWVGHRRTDKLTPRAMPDPANVSLLRATSAEGLGRGHSAENLRQSMQRLLQARQQRLEQDQALSSDSESQTSSRVNTNLFSSHSAFQVPRPVSVPLQSHGRLQRSSEAVEMVDMRIGKLSPRAFKQPGDTLRSPSAPPIPYFPHQDSDDEDDDTESEDDPFVRKIISQFNRDRLLDLGEENPRRYSEGFALTQKRDSAWGEVVELQKLTKTGSFRRPQNTKIMSNISHSHESLVVGDANSSQGQKLLSANSVNSILHTSSPPVEDEVRCVAGWAVGFQRLLSDPDGLRIFKEFLKKEYSEENIDFWSAVETYRQIPDCDLKRVRALEIFSKYLDHNASSPVNVDSSARLFAERYFDTPTSSMFDMAQQQVFHLMRQDSYVRFLKSDLYKGLLMREMEGHSLPLADTEMPPPTGDTKKKKGKGKENEEKRRRSLLPWRQNKKSNKKTSSDSELKQPGKGLDKKGKEEVREEVNNNMKKAPGPGIDLSTMRKEVFHPRESNNAEGTTEQVRFCRVMMPDGSTTVVCTRPGQNIRTVLGKLCEKRALSIAAVEVFLFGSDKPLDLGDDVSTLGSKEVVIERRVLFRLDLPTHKSIGVKAKPNRSIRDVFKPILNKYGYRIDSVGVQLSGMPELLDIDIPVSDIDNQRVIIIPNERGENAESCAEGGQASTKAAVPTHHRRTPFLLPSRIRGGKGGSLEEITNKIFDDLMKGKSELAHTFDDLGVVDLERSKGHRSTDDHRSLGLFGRLKKDTWGAKDRTKQKNKGRVTFSLPRNDARKNEKVEEDEHLMELIAHNQCQQLQAECQATGEHQARSDFLCTDAVEHVDVDTFNSLFDFRPVSIFSNDADGSLLPPPDMFDDVQYMHSGVDGTMADFDEEFVDGAAAGDQSLQMRGGFSTFLPKRKQVTRDQTLVADKHNPYLSMHPVIVDTKMGEEEKDESPSSGPSRSLHTIFETISSHSSGANSIRAFSPGVGQGQDQVLSTEKSPPVLSLDNQTSQNDPEKQQRPVPARRRLLDQNNSSSLSIIPNSQLTTSSVQDQDLTTRSSSLGSSSSPSNVNTKQSSSSIPPSRPLHPPTYSTAMGMREALGQSHASFSGAGTSLSRSQLTNTLNIGRRHSQANISFLNDNPSPAGANIETEPVRDHRSYPLSARDSPKTGPREPLPGYHDSAFRSDKLRKYSTNGSHPSKHIATSKQQAVNAVEEFLKDSIKDDPLWSRSQTPDVIASRRSRTPDVISPNKRLLSLSRKEEEASIKSVVVAAEVHHHTRLQTPDLQFNPPSCTFDTDSFSDLTVTFV, encoded by the exons GAAAGGCCTATCCATGGTATTAAAACAGTACAAGTCACAAGAGGCCGTTCTGGATATGGTTTTACAATTTCAGGCCAGAATCCTTGCATTCTCAGCTGTATTGTTGGAGGCAGTCCAGCAGACTTAGCGGGACTAAAGGCGGGAGACTACTTGTATGTCGTAAATGGCATCAATGTCTCACGCGCCTTACATGATGATGTGGTGCGTATGGTTGGTCAGTCTACTGGCACACTAGAACTTCAGGTAGCAGAGAACTACAACAGCTCTGATTCTTCAGAAGATGATTATTCTCCAAGAACAAAGACCAGATATCCAAATCGTGTACGCCTTCGTCAGCAGACAGCAGGCACTAAGCAACTCCCAGGAATGGCATCTCGCCCTTTGCCTCAGAGACCTACTGATATGAAAGCCAGCCATGGCAAACAGCGCAATCATGTTCCCATTGGTGCTGAATCAAGTGTGCCGGCTTCTCTGGCATATCCTTTATCATCTGCAGGTGATGAGAAAAGTCCTGCTGATTATAATGAGCAGACAAATGCCCATCGACATGCACATTATGAAAGCATAAAGGTTGGAAAATCAGATGGAAGGTACAGGAGTGCCAAGACCCACAGTAAGGATGCTGAGAGCAGTACTACCGATACAACTGGAGAAGGATTTGCATTTACAACCATTCAGAACGGGCCTGTTGTCTCAACTGCCAAAATCTCCTCAGGCATTTCCAAGAGGCCATTGTCTAGAGCTCAGGAACTCCAAACCAAGAACATCAATCCTCCTGTTTCCAGAGAAGGGGTCATAAAATATGGTCATGCTGTCGATGATGGTCAAGATTTGGACCATGATGAAAATGAGCAGAATATCGATGAGAgtgagacagaagaagaagaagagggcATTCCTCCAGTAGAACATGGTACTAGAGCTGTGGTTGGCTATATTGGCTCCATTGAGCTTCCAGGCAATGCCACACGTCCCAATCAACGCCTGC CTTTACGCAGTGCTGTTAGACGTCTCCGAATAGAACAGAAGATTCACACCCTGGTCTTGATGGAGGTGAACCAAGGTGGTGTGCACTTGACCAGTAACACAGGGACAACTATAGCTCACTATTCTGTTGAGAAGTTGGCATTCAGTGGTGTTTGTCCTGATGACAAACGTTTTTTTGGCATTGTGACATTACATTCAGCATCAGATGATGTCAGTGAGTTCAGTGGTACCCAAGAAGAAAGATCTCCAAGCAGCTCTTGCCATATTTTCATGGTTGATCCTGACATGTGCTCTCATATTCTTCACTGTCATAAAGCCAGAGCTTTCAATCTTCAATGCACTCCAAGTCCTAGTGCACAGAGATGCCTCGAGTTTCCCTTGTCCCCTACTCATTTGATTCTCTGCATTGCCAGTCTGTACCGTCATCGCCCTCGCAGTAAATTAGACAATGAGATCATTCAGTCACATGCATTTGCGGACCCATCTCAACCTGCAGAACGGAGTaatagcaacagcagcaacagtgaCAGCGGACTGGGGTTTGGTCGTGAAGATGGAGCAGCCGAGCAAGTATGTGTAGTGGATATGCCTTCTGGTGGAAATCCTACTGCAGCTGGTAGTGCCTTTCAACCATGCCAAAAAGGGCAGTCCCAACTACACCCTCTTTTGCCTGGCATGCCTCTGTCAGCCACTAGAGGTATGCAACGACCACTGTCTGCATTTGAAATACGCCGTGGCCTCAACAACTCGTCCAGCAGTGAAGAATGCTGGGTAGGCCACAGGCGGACAGATAAACTGACACCCCGTGCAATGCCAGATCCTGCAAATGTCAGTCTTTTGCGTGCCACTTCTGCAGAAGGACTTGGACGTGGCCACAGTGCAGAGAACCTTCGGCAGAGCATGCAGCGCCTTTTGCAGGCTCGCCAACAGCGGCTAGAGCAGGATCAAGCTCTAAGCAGTGACAGTGAGTCCCAGACCTCCAGCCGAGTAAACACCAATCTCTTTTCTTCGCACTCTGCCTTCCAGGTTCCACGTCCTGTCTCAGTGCCATTGCAGTCTCATggcaggcttcagagaagttcTGAGGCTGTGGAAATGGTGGACATGCGGATAGGCAAGCTAAGTCCGCGGGCTTTCAAGCAGCCAGGAGATACATTAAGGTCACCATCCGCTCCACCCATCCCGTATTTTCCTCACCAAGAttctgatgatgaagatgatgacacaGAAAGTGAAGATGACCCCTTTGTTCGAAAGATCATCTCACAGTTCAACAGAGATCGATTGCTGGATTTGGGTGAAGAGAATCCAAGACGATACTCAGAAGGATTTGCTCTTACCCAGAAG AGAGACAGCGCGTGGGGCGAGGTGGTGGAGCTGCAGAAGTTGACGAAGACCGGATCTTTCCGCCGCCCACAAAACACGAAGATAATGTCCAACATCAGCCACTCCCATGAG TCACTGGTGGTAGGTGATGCGAACAGTAGCCAGGGTCAAAAGTTGCTATCAGCCAACAGCGTCAACAGTATTCTTCACACCTCATCACCACCTGTTGAAGATGAAGTAAGATGTGTGGCAGGATGGGCAGTTGGATTCCAGCGTCTCCTTTCAGACCCTGATGGGCTTAGAATTTTTAAG gagtttttgaagaaagaatATAGTGAAGAAAACATCGACTTCTGGAGTGCAGTAGAAACTTACAGACAGATTCCAGACTGTGATCTG AAGAGGGTCAGAGCTTTAGAGATCTTCAGCAAATACCTTGACCACAATGCTAGCAGCCCTGTGAATGTGGACAGCTCTGCTCGCCTGTTTGCTGAGAGATACTTCGACACCCCTACCTCCTCCATGTTTGACATGGCACAGCAGCAG GTTTTCCATTTGATGCGGCAGGACAGCTATGTGCGCTTCCTGAAATCTGACCTTTACAAGGGTCTCTTAATGCGAGAAATGGAAGGCCACTCACTTCCTTTGGCTGATACTGAAATGCCTCCACCTACTGGTgatacaaagaagaagaaa GGTAAAGGCAAAGAAAACgaagagaagaggaggagatcTTTGCTGCCATGGCGCCAAA ACAAGAAGTCCAACAAGAAGACGTCATCAGACTCTGAGCTTAAGCAGCCAGGTAAAGGGTTGGACAAGAAGGGAAAAGAAGAAGTCAGAGAAGAAGTCAACAATAACATGAAGAAGGCCCCAGGGCCAGGCATTGACCTTAGCACAATGAGGAAAGAAGTTTTTCATCCCAGAGAG TCAAATAATGCAGAGGGCACCACAGAACAGGTGAGGTTCTGTAGAGTTATGATGCCAGATGGATCAACTACAGTTGTGTGCACCCGCCCTGGACAGAACATCCGCACGGTCCTGGGCAAACTGTGTGAGAAGCGAGCCCTGTCCATAGCAGCAGTTGAAGTCTTCTTGTTTGGTTCTGACAAG CCCTTAGACCTGGGAGACGATGTTTCAACGTTGGGTTCAAAGGAAGTGGTGATAGAACGGCGGGTCCTGTTTCGTCTGGATCTCCCCACGCACAAGTCGATTGGTGTCAAGGCCAAACCCAATCGTTCAATCCGGGATGTCTTCAAGCCTATTCTGAACAAGTATGGCTACCGCATTGACAGTGTTGGCGTGCAGTTG TCAGGAATGCCAGAGCTGCTTGATATCGACATTCCAGTTTCGGACATTGACAACCAGCGTGTCATCATTATTCCCAATGAGAGGGGAGAAAATGCAG AGAGCTGTGCAGAGGGTGGTCAGGCCTCAACGAAGGCAGCTGTACCCACACACCACCGCAGAACTCCATTTCTCTTGCCCTCCAGAATTCGTGGGGGCAAGGGAGGCTCCTTGGAAgagataacaaacaaaatttttgatGACTTGATGAAGGGAAAGTCTGAGCTGGCCCATACCTTTGATGATCTTGGGGTGGTGGACTTGGAGCGTTCCAAG GGACACAGAAGCACAGACGATCATCGCTCTTTGGGTTTATTCGGCCGTCTGAAAAAAGACACATGGGGGGCAAAAGACAGAACAAAGCAGAAGAACAAGGGCCGAGTAACATTTTCACTGCCCCGCAATGATGCTAGGAAAAATGAGAAAGTGGAAGAAG ATGAACACCTGATGGAGCTGATAGCCCACAACCAGTGTCAGCAGCTTCAGGCAGAATGTCAAGCTACTGGAGAGCACCAGGCTAGATCAGATTTTCTCTGCACAGATGCTGTTGAACATGTGGATGTGGATACATTCAACAGCTTGTTTGACTTTCGTCCAGTGAGCATCTTCTCAAACGATGCAGATGGCTCTTTGTTGCCTCCACCTGACATGTTTGATGATGTGCAGTACATGCACTCCGGTGTTGATGGCACCATGGCAGACTTTGATGAAGAGTTTGTTGATGGTGCTGCAGCTGGTGATCAGAGTCTCCAGATGCGTGGTGGCTTCAGCACGTTTTTACCAAAAAGGAAGCAAGTAACACGTGATCAAACTTTAGTGGCAGACAAACATAACCCTTACCTCAGCATGCACCCTGTGATTGTAGATACCAAGatgggagaggaagagaaagatgaaagccCCAGTTCTGGTCCAAGTCGAAGCCTCCACACCATCTTTGAGACAATTTCTTCTCATTCTAGTGGTGCTAACTCCATCCGTGCTTTCAGCCCAGGAGTAGGACAGGGACAAGATCAAGTCTTATCCACAGAAAAGAGTCCACCAGTGCTGAGTTTAGACAATCAGACATCACAGAATGATCCCGAGAAACAGCAGAGACCTGTTCCTGCAAGGAGACGGCTTCTAGATCAAAATAACAGTTCTTCCTTGTCTATCATACCTAACTCCCAGCTGACCACCAGTTCAGTCCAGGACCAGGATTTGACCACTAGAAGCAGTTCTCTAGGATCATCTAGCTCTCCTAGCAATGTGAACACTAAACAGAGTTCATCTTCCATTCCACCTTCTCGGCCCTTGCACCCACCGACTTACTCTACTGCCATgggaatgcgggaagctttagGTCAAAGCCATGCCTCATTTTCTGGCGCTGGTACATCACTTTCTAGGTCACAGTTAACTAATACTCTCAACATAGGTAGACGGCACAGCCAAGCAAACATTAGTTTTCTTAATGACAATCCTTCACCTGCAGGTGCTAACATAGAAACAGAGCCTGTTAGAGATCACAGATCGTACCCTTTAAGTGCAAGAGACAGTCCAAAGACTGGACCGAGAGAACCCCTGCCAGGCTATCATGACAGTGCATTCAGAAGTGACAAACTTCGTAAGTATTCTACAAATGGTAGTCATCCCAGTAAACATATTGCAACATCAAAGCAACAGGCAGTGAATGCAGTAGAAGAGTTTTTGAAAGATAGCATCAAAGATGATCCTCTTTGGAGCCGGTCACAAACTCCAGATGTGATAGCCTCTCGTAGGTCTCGTACACCAGATGTGATCTCCCCTAACAAGAGGCTCCTAAGCTTatcaagaaaagaagaggaggCCAGTATCAAGTCTGTTGTAGTTGCAGCTGAGGTGCACCACCATACACGTTTGCAGACGCCAGACTTGCAGTTCAATCCCCCATCATGTACTTTTGACACTGACTCTTTCTCAGACCTAACTGTGACCTTCGTCTGA